The Muricauda sp. SCSIO 65647 genome includes a region encoding these proteins:
- a CDS encoding sugar porter family MFS transporter has protein sequence MENSLKRTWFLAMVVSLGGFLYGFDAAIISGVMNFVTPEFNLNTAQQGWIPSSPLFAAMFAMLFSGRISDVIGRKKMLLIVAFLYALSALMSAYAIGYHMLWIARMIGGVAFGAALVIAPVYIAEVSTAKSRGKLVSIQQLNIVLGFFAAFLSNYYFNEAYTSGTSSFLTVENVWRWMLGVEFIPATAYFVLLLFVPRSPRWLFVTERDGEARKVLISLHGDQQAKDEAKSILESLKASRKSHDKVGIKNLFNKSLKYVIAVGVVIGIIQQITGINAVYYYATSIFQQTGIGTNAAFLSGVLLSFTTVAFTLVALFLIDKLGRRPLFLVGLAGIAISMLLCGYGFSKATYELTSAKVNVFDEPIQQRLEMYVDKVYDNDIDFKNDMKQALGKETYVKNESAILEVATNMNPVLVLIGILGFVACFAFSLGPVMWVMLSELFPNRYRGLLIGFIGFLNGFSSWLVTQIFPWELANLGNAKTFFVFGTVALIGFFILFKILPETKGKSLEELEAELIK, from the coding sequence ATGGAGAACTCTTTAAAAAGAACTTGGTTTTTGGCAATGGTGGTTTCCTTAGGGGGGTTCCTCTATGGGTTTGATGCTGCAATCATCTCAGGGGTAATGAATTTTGTGACACCAGAGTTCAACCTCAATACTGCACAGCAAGGATGGATCCCCAGTTCGCCGTTATTTGCGGCCATGTTTGCCATGCTCTTCTCTGGAAGAATAAGCGATGTGATCGGGAGGAAGAAAATGCTATTGATCGTCGCATTTCTCTATGCACTTTCAGCCCTTATGTCTGCCTATGCGATTGGCTATCATATGCTATGGATAGCAAGGATGATCGGTGGGGTGGCATTCGGAGCCGCACTGGTTATTGCACCGGTCTATATCGCTGAAGTGTCCACCGCCAAGTCAAGGGGCAAATTGGTCTCCATCCAACAGTTGAATATTGTTCTGGGCTTTTTTGCGGCTTTTTTGAGCAACTATTATTTCAACGAAGCCTATACATCGGGCACAAGTTCTTTTCTGACAGTTGAAAATGTATGGAGATGGATGCTGGGTGTGGAGTTTATTCCGGCTACTGCATACTTTGTTTTATTGCTTTTTGTACCCAGAAGCCCGCGTTGGCTTTTTGTTACGGAAAGGGATGGGGAAGCTCGTAAGGTTCTGATTTCACTACATGGTGATCAACAGGCAAAAGATGAGGCCAAGTCCATTTTGGAAAGTCTAAAGGCATCAAGAAAGAGTCATGACAAAGTCGGTATAAAGAATTTGTTCAACAAGTCATTAAAGTATGTTATTGCGGTCGGGGTGGTAATTGGTATCATCCAGCAAATTACAGGCATCAATGCGGTATATTACTACGCCACATCGATCTTTCAACAGACGGGCATTGGCACCAATGCCGCTTTTTTATCAGGTGTACTGCTGAGCTTTACCACTGTGGCCTTTACCCTAGTGGCACTTTTTCTAATAGACAAATTGGGACGACGCCCTCTCTTTCTGGTCGGTCTTGCGGGCATTGCTATAAGCATGCTGCTTTGCGGATATGGTTTTAGTAAAGCTACCTATGAGTTAACAAGCGCTAAGGTGAACGTGTTCGATGAACCAATCCAGCAACGATTGGAGATGTATGTAGACAAGGTTTACGATAACGATATTGATTTTAAAAATGATATGAAACAAGCCCTAGGGAAAGAGACTTATGTAAAAAATGAGAGTGCCATTCTTGAGGTTGCCACAAATATGAACCCGGTTTTGGTACTCATTGGAATTTTAGGTTTCGTTGCCTGTTTTGCCTTTTCATTGGGTCCGGTTATGTGGGTGATGCTTTCAGAACTGTTTCCGAATCGCTATCGTGGTTTGCTCATTGGGTTCATTGGGTTTTTGAACGGTTTTTCAAGTTGGCTGGTCACTCAGATTTTTCCATGGGAACTGGCCAATCTAGGCAATGCGAAAACCTTTTTTGTTTTTGGTACGGTTGCACTAATAGGGTTTTTTATCCTTTTCAAAATATTACCTGAAACCAAGGGAAAATCCTTGGAAGAACTAGAAGCTGAATTGATAAAGTAA
- a CDS encoding glycoside hydrolase family 43 protein — protein sequence MSYIQNPIIRGFNPDPSICRVGDDYYIATSTFEWFPGVQIHHSKDLKNWKLIARPLNRISQLNMKGIPDSCGVWAPCLTYDKGVFYLVFTNVKSFDGVWKDTPNYMVTTTDILGDWSEPIYLSSRGFDGSLFHDPDGKKWYVSMLVDHRNGKFFGGIEMQEYDPTQKKLIGEVHYITKGTDLGLTEGPHLYKRDDYYYIVLAEGGTEYGHAMSIGRSTSIFGPYEFHPENPLISAAEEKNNVLQKAGHGDLVQTQNGDWYAVFLVGRPLTTHGNCTLGRETAIEEVVWRAGWPWLKCGGRIPRERIPMSKLPEYAYAEPKEIVKFDNGDIPIDFQSLRVPISPNWCSLSARKGFLRLYGKESLTSLHNQSLLARRIQDFHVVVTTELEFHPTNIHHMAGLVFYYNAGHYHYACITSNSDGTKKYLSVISSDNYKMSFQDELEDITTFDSIVLRGEMNRDQLQFQYSTDGVNFRNMGQVLDAGILSDDHVRNGRSRYRPAFTGSFVGMCCQDLEMNAHHADFKWFAYKEINTQYE from the coding sequence ATGAGTTATATACAAAATCCAATAATAAGAGGTTTTAATCCAGATCCTTCAATTTGCAGGGTAGGCGATGATTATTATATCGCTACATCGACCTTCGAATGGTTCCCAGGAGTTCAAATTCACCACTCCAAAGACCTCAAAAACTGGAAACTTATCGCTAGGCCCCTCAACAGGATCTCTCAGTTGAACATGAAGGGTATCCCCGATTCTTGTGGTGTTTGGGCGCCTTGCTTGACCTATGACAAAGGTGTCTTCTATCTGGTTTTCACTAATGTAAAGTCATTTGACGGAGTATGGAAAGATACCCCGAACTACATGGTAACCACAACAGATATATTGGGAGATTGGAGCGAACCCATCTATTTGTCTTCTAGAGGTTTTGATGGCTCACTTTTTCATGATCCAGATGGAAAAAAATGGTACGTGAGCATGCTCGTAGATCACCGAAATGGTAAGTTCTTTGGTGGAATCGAAATGCAGGAATACGATCCGACTCAGAAAAAACTGATTGGCGAAGTTCACTATATAACAAAAGGAACCGACCTGGGTCTGACCGAAGGGCCGCATTTGTATAAAAGAGATGACTATTATTATATAGTATTGGCCGAGGGGGGTACGGAATACGGACATGCCATGAGCATAGGAAGAAGCACCTCAATATTCGGGCCCTATGAGTTTCATCCAGAAAACCCGCTCATTTCAGCAGCGGAGGAAAAAAACAACGTACTTCAAAAAGCTGGTCACGGAGATTTGGTCCAGACCCAAAACGGGGATTGGTATGCTGTTTTTTTGGTTGGAAGGCCACTTACCACACATGGCAATTGTACTTTGGGTCGTGAAACTGCCATTGAAGAGGTTGTTTGGAGAGCTGGTTGGCCTTGGCTGAAATGTGGAGGCAGAATTCCTAGGGAAAGGATTCCAATGTCAAAGCTGCCTGAATACGCATATGCTGAACCCAAAGAAATAGTGAAATTCGACAATGGTGATATTCCTATAGATTTTCAATCTTTAAGGGTACCTATTTCACCAAACTGGTGCAGTCTCAGCGCGAGAAAGGGCTTTTTGAGACTTTATGGCAAAGAATCCCTGACTTCTTTGCATAACCAAAGTCTTTTGGCCAGGAGAATCCAAGATTTTCATGTCGTGGTTACCACAGAACTCGAATTTCATCCCACAAACATCCATCACATGGCAGGTCTTGTATTTTATTACAATGCGGGCCACTACCATTATGCATGTATAACCTCAAATTCTGATGGCACCAAAAAGTATTTGAGCGTAATCTCTTCAGACAACTATAAAATGAGCTTTCAAGATGAACTGGAAGATATTACCACTTTTGATTCAATCGTTCTTCGCGGAGAGATGAATCGAGACCAACTTCAATTTCAATATAGCACAGATGGTGTGAATTTTAGAAATATGGGTCAAGTTCTAGACGCTGGTATACTATCTGACGATCACGTCAGAAATGGCAGAAGTCGCTATCGCCCGGCATTTACTGGAAGTTTCGTCGGAATGTGTTGCCAAGATTTGGAAATGAACGCGCACCATGCAGATTTTAAGTGGTTCGCATATAAAGAAATCAATACACAATACGAATGA